From the Gymnogyps californianus isolate 813 chromosome 2, ASM1813914v2, whole genome shotgun sequence genome, one window contains:
- the CMC1 gene encoding COX assembly mitochondrial protein homolog isoform X1, which yields MEPPPGAAENSKLRHVEKDVLIPQIMRERAKELCSDKVQAFTKCCQETGLLMVVKCRQENTALKDCLVGYYSDPLFYEECKTEYLKQREEYRATGIKKKRQKLTSNV from the exons AAAATTCTAAGCTGAGACATgtagaaaaagatgttttgattCCACAAATAATGAGGGAGCGAGCCAAGGAGCTGTGTTCAGATAAAGTGCAAG catttaCTAAATGCTGTCAAGAAACTGGTCTTCTTATGGTGGTGAAGTGTCGGCAAGAGAACACAGCACTGAAAGACTGTCTAGTTGGCTA CTATTCTGATCCATTATTCTATGAAGAATGcaaaacagaatatttgaagcaaagagaagaatACAGAGCAActggaattaagaaaaaaagacagaagcttACTTCAAATGTGTAg
- the CMC1 gene encoding COX assembly mitochondrial protein homolog isoform X2 translates to MRERAKELCSDKVQAFTKCCQETGLLMVVKCRQENTALKDCLVGYYSDPLFYEECKTEYLKQREEYRATGIKKKRQKLTSNV, encoded by the exons ATGAGGGAGCGAGCCAAGGAGCTGTGTTCAGATAAAGTGCAAG catttaCTAAATGCTGTCAAGAAACTGGTCTTCTTATGGTGGTGAAGTGTCGGCAAGAGAACACAGCACTGAAAGACTGTCTAGTTGGCTA CTATTCTGATCCATTATTCTATGAAGAATGcaaaacagaatatttgaagcaaagagaagaatACAGAGCAActggaattaagaaaaaaagacagaagcttACTTCAAATGTGTAg